TGAGGACTTTCCAAACACCCTTTCCCTTGATCCTGAGATATAACTTGATTAGCCAAGTGATAACCAGAAGAACTATTGTTCGAGTACCCTGGTCTAGTCTTTGTGAATTTAAAGTTTGGAGGAAAACCAATCAGCCTATAACATTTCTCTTGTGTATGCCCTGCCTTTCCACAATGCTGACAAGTCATATCAGATTGTTCCTTTCTTTTGAACTGAGTAGCAAGAGTCGAAGACTCACTGGCTGGCAAAACTAAGCTCTTGGTTTGCCTTTGCCTTTCTTCTTGTAGAACCAAGGAAAAAGTCTTGTCTAGTGAAGGGATTGGACTCATCGGGATTATTTGTCCTTTGATTGTTTCATAGGAATCGTTCAATCCCATGAGGAATTTGAACACATAGTTTGATTGTTGTATATCTCCAACCGAATTAAGTGCTTTACAAGTGCAAAGCCCACAAGAACAACAAGGTAATGGCCTATAGTTGTGCAATTCCTCCCATACACCATTTAGCTGAGTGAAATATTCACTTACCATCTGTGTCCCTTGCACAATAGTGCTGAGCTGTTGTTGAAGTTGAAAAATCCGTACATTATCTGGTTGAGCAAAGTGAGTCTTGAGCTTTTCCCACACCTCATTTGCAAAACTGATATAGAAAACATTGGAAGCTATTTCCTTCGAAATAGAGTTGAGTATCCACGAGAGAATAAGGTTGTTGCAGTGTAGCCAAGGAACATAGAGAGAATAAGCCAAATTTGGGGTTAAGATGCTCCCATCTAGAAAACCCATCCTGTTCTTAATCGAAATAGCCAGAGTGAAAGACCTGTGCCATGTGAGGTGGTTCGACCCAGTGAGGGAAGGAGTGATGATCATAGTGTGGGAGTTATCATTGTAATAAAGAAAGTATGGGCTATTTGGGTTTTCTGAGGGGGAAATGAAGGGAGTTGGAGCATTAGGTGGAGGAGTGTTGATGGAATCATTATCCTCTGCCATTGATGAAGCAGCGCTtgagaagatgaaaagaaagaTGGCAAAAAGATGAAGAACTAAATGCAGAGAAGGTGACAGATAAAATGACTAGAAGAAAATAAGGCAATACGAGAATGAGGGAACCTGGGgcggctctgataccatgttagaaTTCTAGGATTGAAACATAATTGAAAGAGATCAAAATCATTCTCATTACTCTGTATCATTTCTATATAGCAAGACCCCCAACTTATATACACCGAAAAGAATGCACACTAACCTATCAGAATGGAATAAAGGAATAAAGGGACAAAAATGAAATGTGTCAGCTAATGGTACAAGCCTATACAAAAGAGGAC
This Carya illinoinensis cultivar Pawnee chromosome 11, C.illinoinensisPawnee_v1, whole genome shotgun sequence DNA region includes the following protein-coding sequences:
- the LOC122282449 gene encoding uncharacterized protein LOC122282449, producing the protein MAEDNDSINTPPPNAPTPFISPSENPNSPYFLYYNDNSHTMIITPSLTGSNHLTWHRSFTLAISIKNRMGFLDGSILTPNLAYSLYVPWLHCNNLILSWILNSISKEIASNVFYISFANEVWEKLKTHFAQPDNVRIFQLQQQLSTIVQGTQMVSEYFTQLNGVWEELHNYRPLPCCSCGLCTCKALNSVGDIQQSNYVFKFLMGLNDSYETIKGQIIPMSPIPSLDKTFSLVLQEERQRQTKSLVLPASESSTLATQFKRKEQSDMTCQHCGKAGHTQEKCYRLIGFPPNFKFTKTRPGYSNNSSSGYHLANQVISQDQGKGCLESPQLSLTQDQVQKLLALVHGQSLQPSRNHPYTP